From Cecembia calidifontis, one genomic window encodes:
- the trhA gene encoding PAQR family membrane homeostasis protein TrhA: MERKQSLQEEFANSISHGFGILFSIVAISLLVTFSMLNGTAIHIVSCSIFGASILILYTFSTLYHAFQEEKIKSWLRTFDHIGIYFLIAGTYTPFLLLAVGGFWGWVFFGIIWSLTLFGVIFKIFYTHRFKKASLILYLGMGWMAIFLIKPLVENLSTTVLLLIAGGGISYTLGTLFYTRPHQRFAHTIWHIFVLAGTVFHFIAILFMLTEIQA, translated from the coding sequence ATGGAAAGGAAACAAAGTTTACAAGAAGAATTCGCCAACAGTATTAGCCATGGCTTCGGTATTTTATTCAGTATAGTCGCCATCTCCCTTTTGGTAACCTTCTCCATGCTGAACGGTACTGCCATCCACATCGTCAGTTGCAGCATATTCGGAGCCTCTATATTGATTCTCTATACATTTTCTACGCTTTATCATGCTTTTCAGGAAGAGAAAATCAAATCCTGGCTGAGAACCTTTGATCATATAGGGATTTATTTTCTTATAGCAGGAACATATACGCCTTTTCTACTTTTGGCAGTTGGAGGGTTTTGGGGATGGGTTTTCTTTGGGATCATCTGGAGCCTGACACTGTTCGGGGTAATTTTTAAAATATTTTACACCCACCGATTCAAAAAAGCATCGCTCATACTCTACTTGGGAATGGGATGGATGGCCATTTTTTTAATCAAACCTCTTGTAGAAAACCTTAGCACTACCGTTTTGCTGCTAATTGCTGGGGGAGGAATCAGTTACACCCTTGGTACCCTTTTTTATACCCGGCCGCATCAAAGATTTGCCCACACTATTTGGCACATCTTCGTACTTGCAGGCACTGTATTTCATTTTATTGCCATCCTGTTTATGCTGACTGAAATTCAGGCCTAA
- a CDS encoding InlB B-repeat-containing protein — MISLKRAWIGMFLMMSLFMTSCLDLGLSDERPQESIELKEIPEGTRVEVSAEPRPGFNFSHWAIGNEIASYDLTYVFNMPPRDISLTAHFIRRN; from the coding sequence ATGATAAGTTTGAAAAGAGCCTGGATTGGCATGTTCTTGATGATGTCTCTATTCATGACATCTTGTTTGGATTTGGGGCTTTCTGATGAGAGGCCGCAAGAAAGTATTGAATTAAAAGAAATTCCGGAAGGGACAAGGGTAGAGGTTAGCGCTGAACCCAGGCCAGGTTTTAATTTTTCCCACTGGGCCATTGGCAATGAGATTGCCAGCTATGATTTGACTTATGTGTTTAATATGCCCCCAAGAGACATAAGCCTAACAGCTCATTTTATAAGAAGGAATTGA
- a CDS encoding T9SS-dependent choice-of-anchor J family protein — MKHFLPKILLGFMFLGFFFEARAQENLTPGNSVSQNFDLIGTSATAALPANWKVSKGIPARIVNFAEAVSNTERIGGNSLATNAANGIYNFGAGAPNSAEDRAIGFLSSGTATQSGNLFFEGINAGDQVINSFEISYNVEKYRNGSNASGFSIRLFYSKDGENWTEATDFIKSFNSDSDNTGFANAPGVSETVSGTLQLSLVPGETVYLAWNYSVTTGNTTSNAQALAIDDIIIIPVAGGGSTDPDPDPEAVAAANLPYSQNFSGFNFALNTPISSFGNQNEWSFSGAQLNYTGDFTNDNLTPGGFRGNNNVLAYQHTGTSGVLVKTLTLINNTGKTINSLDISYLGRVGRATQGRSPAYTVLVNGTEIPALAYSTLNSVDQRVSATVSGLNIAPNQIFTISWSSERGGPAGSSKVIGIAELSIRVTPEPEQIINYNFAGQPGNQAFTAPNFVSDGLAGLNFTRGSGINPASANNSISSNGWNEGENRFFSFGFTVAPGKLVDLSQLQIGTNASGTGPRDMALLYSGDNFNTPLATWTQPAAQFLNQTIDLSGLRNLSGTVEFRIVTTSGISANNGAIGSGGTFRVTNYFEGGDTGGTRLIGIVKDGEGVIIPGISISPQTLDFGNLSLNAANPVLSYELTATNLIGNLTITAPTRLSVSKDGNNFSESITFTAGELASVLPVFVKFDNSVAGGFSAQIIHSTSGTLPVSLQVNANVFDPFNIVEDFNSICLANLGPIAGGWNQISVQGDQTWSCSNFGRAGTTATASAPFGVQINGFAAGAARLNEDWLISPTYDLTGFDFPLLQFWSRVAFTGPRLKLLVSTDYVDGDPHLATWTELADRFAQGDVWTSSGDINLAAFKAPHVRIAFVYTSSPEASAARWTLDDFSLRNSQTAPAPFLTNNIGNVDYWHFGVIPVGTSSSEERTFTFSLSDGLTDLIISARDGFEFSKDGISYSPTLTFSPTEAANTNTVRVRFQPNSEGAFSSPIKFKSGDIEVIRGYLTGATVERSNSLDVVTWNIEWFGSSLPNQGPANIDLQLQNVKKVIEDLNADIYAFQEITNLDKFYELVAALPAYRGFHSPAVSGGGTFEEAQKLTFLYKTATIDSVSTRVLLQGVQPEQLVGYPSSPDRFWASGRLPFLFEAKATINGAEKKINFVNVHTRSNGGGESAGNPRYAMRRYDVNVLKDSLDRYYANVPLVILGDFNDDLDETVADQFAPTVNTSETSFINFINDRENYIPVTLNLSLAGLRTFPTFENVIDHIIISNELEENWMVNSERIVAPFDLIPNYSNTTSDHIPVKMRFSLFCDIIPAQIFGTTEVCGANSTAELMLVGGMYENILGWEISLDRGQTWALVEESAGKDVLRITDLTSSALFRAILDSESCAPVTTEAFEVEVTQLPQPVILFDRGMLISIEGNYTYYWYKDQELIATTTNNSIRINGAGNYQVVIEDERGCQASSVLFRFPQQIQASSIRIYPNPASSKVSVLMRNIQGPATVELRTGAGLQVARQTSSTGYAEFDVSGMMKGVYLIIITDRFGQTAVERLLVD; from the coding sequence ATGAAACACTTCTTACCCAAAATCTTGTTAGGTTTTATGTTTTTGGGTTTTTTCTTTGAAGCCCGGGCACAGGAAAATCTAACACCAGGTAATAGCGTTTCCCAAAATTTCGATTTAATCGGTACAAGTGCTACTGCTGCACTTCCTGCTAACTGGAAAGTAAGCAAAGGCATACCGGCCAGAATAGTAAATTTTGCGGAAGCGGTATCCAATACAGAAAGAATCGGAGGCAATAGTCTTGCCACCAATGCCGCAAATGGCATTTACAATTTTGGAGCAGGGGCTCCTAATTCAGCAGAAGACCGTGCCATCGGATTCCTTTCTTCCGGAACAGCGACACAGAGCGGTAACCTGTTTTTTGAAGGGATAAATGCTGGCGATCAAGTCATCAATTCTTTTGAAATCAGCTACAACGTTGAAAAATATAGAAATGGATCAAATGCTTCCGGGTTTAGTATCCGTCTATTTTATTCCAAAGACGGCGAAAATTGGACTGAAGCAACTGATTTCATAAAAAGCTTTAACAGCGATTCGGACAATACAGGTTTTGCCAATGCTCCGGGTGTATCTGAGACGGTTTCAGGAACCTTACAATTGTCCTTAGTGCCTGGAGAAACTGTTTATTTAGCATGGAATTACTCCGTCACCACCGGGAATACTACCTCCAATGCACAAGCATTGGCAATTGACGATATAATCATAATTCCGGTCGCTGGTGGAGGAAGTACTGATCCTGATCCCGATCCTGAGGCGGTAGCAGCCGCCAACTTGCCATATTCTCAAAACTTTTCAGGATTTAACTTTGCCTTAAACACTCCCATCAGTTCATTTGGCAACCAAAATGAATGGTCATTTTCCGGGGCACAGCTAAATTATACGGGAGACTTCACCAATGATAATTTGACTCCTGGAGGATTTCGGGGCAATAACAATGTCTTGGCCTACCAACATACCGGCACTTCCGGTGTATTGGTCAAAACCTTAACCCTCATCAATAATACAGGAAAAACCATCAACAGTCTTGATATTTCCTATTTAGGAAGAGTCGGAAGGGCCACACAAGGCAGAAGTCCCGCTTATACAGTGCTTGTCAATGGAACAGAAATTCCAGCCCTTGCCTACTCTACCCTCAACAGTGTTGACCAGAGGGTTTCAGCAACTGTAAGCGGCCTGAATATTGCACCTAACCAAATTTTCACCATTAGCTGGTCGTCCGAAAGAGGAGGACCTGCAGGGTCCAGCAAAGTGATCGGTATTGCCGAACTTTCTATAAGAGTCACTCCGGAACCTGAACAAATCATAAACTACAATTTTGCTGGGCAACCAGGAAATCAGGCATTCACTGCTCCAAATTTTGTATCTGATGGATTGGCCGGACTGAACTTTACCAGAGGGTCGGGAATTAATCCTGCCTCGGCAAACAATTCGATAAGTTCCAATGGTTGGAATGAAGGTGAAAACAGGTTTTTTTCATTTGGCTTTACTGTGGCACCCGGCAAATTAGTGGACCTTAGTCAGCTTCAGATAGGAACAAATGCTTCCGGAACGGGACCGAGAGATATGGCCTTGTTATACAGTGGAGATAATTTCAATACGCCTTTAGCAACATGGACACAACCTGCTGCCCAATTCCTGAATCAGACTATCGACTTATCCGGTTTACGAAATCTCAGTGGCACTGTAGAATTCAGGATTGTCACTACCAGTGGAATTTCAGCCAATAACGGGGCGATTGGATCTGGTGGTACTTTCAGGGTAACCAATTATTTTGAAGGTGGGGACACAGGAGGCACAAGACTTATCGGTATTGTTAAAGATGGAGAGGGCGTAATTATCCCTGGCATCTCTATTTCCCCACAAACCTTGGACTTTGGGAACCTGTCCTTGAATGCAGCCAACCCTGTCCTTTCGTATGAATTAACCGCCACTAACCTAATTGGAAACTTAACGATAACTGCCCCTACAAGATTGAGCGTTTCCAAGGACGGAAACAATTTCTCTGAATCCATCACATTCACTGCGGGGGAATTGGCATCTGTGCTTCCTGTATTTGTAAAGTTCGACAATTCTGTAGCAGGAGGTTTCAGTGCCCAGATCATTCACAGTACTTCCGGCACACTTCCTGTTTCCTTACAGGTCAATGCAAATGTATTTGATCCATTCAATATTGTGGAAGATTTCAACAGTATCTGTTTGGCTAATCTTGGCCCAATAGCAGGCGGTTGGAATCAAATAAGTGTTCAGGGTGATCAAACATGGTCCTGCTCCAACTTTGGTAGAGCAGGGACTACAGCTACTGCCTCTGCACCTTTCGGAGTCCAGATCAATGGTTTTGCAGCAGGTGCTGCAAGGCTGAATGAGGATTGGCTGATCTCTCCTACTTATGACCTGACCGGTTTTGATTTTCCTCTACTTCAATTCTGGAGCAGGGTTGCTTTCACTGGGCCAAGATTAAAACTATTGGTGTCCACGGATTATGTAGATGGTGATCCCCATTTGGCTACCTGGACTGAATTGGCTGATAGATTTGCGCAAGGGGATGTATGGACAAGTTCCGGCGACATCAACTTAGCAGCATTCAAGGCTCCTCATGTTAGAATAGCCTTTGTATATACCTCTTCGCCGGAAGCCAGTGCGGCAAGATGGACCCTGGATGATTTCTCTCTAAGAAATTCACAAACGGCTCCGGCACCATTCCTGACCAATAATATCGGAAATGTGGATTACTGGCATTTTGGAGTCATTCCTGTAGGTACATCTTCTTCAGAAGAAAGAACTTTCACTTTCTCCTTAAGCGATGGATTGACGGACCTTATTATCAGTGCCAGAGACGGGTTCGAATTCTCTAAAGACGGAATAAGCTACTCTCCTACCCTTACTTTCTCTCCTACTGAGGCGGCAAATACCAATACCGTAAGGGTAAGGTTCCAGCCCAATTCTGAAGGGGCTTTCAGTAGCCCAATCAAATTTAAAAGCGGAGATATTGAAGTTATCAGAGGTTATTTGACAGGTGCAACTGTGGAAAGATCGAATTCTTTGGATGTGGTGACCTGGAACATAGAATGGTTTGGTTCTTCACTCCCTAACCAAGGTCCGGCCAATATTGATCTTCAGCTGCAAAATGTTAAGAAAGTGATCGAAGATTTGAATGCAGATATTTATGCATTCCAGGAGATAACCAATTTGGATAAGTTCTATGAACTGGTAGCAGCACTGCCCGCCTACAGAGGTTTCCACTCTCCGGCAGTTTCGGGAGGCGGCACCTTCGAAGAAGCGCAAAAGCTAACCTTCCTTTACAAAACTGCAACCATAGATTCGGTAAGCACCAGGGTATTACTCCAAGGTGTTCAGCCAGAACAATTGGTCGGCTACCCATCTTCTCCTGACAGATTCTGGGCCAGTGGAAGATTGCCTTTCCTTTTCGAAGCAAAAGCTACCATCAATGGGGCCGAGAAGAAAATAAATTTCGTCAATGTTCATACCCGTTCAAACGGTGGCGGTGAAAGTGCTGGAAATCCAAGATATGCCATGAGGAGGTATGACGTGAATGTATTGAAAGATTCTCTGGACCGCTATTATGCAAATGTACCACTTGTTATTCTTGGTGACTTTAATGATGACTTAGATGAAACCGTAGCGGATCAGTTTGCTCCAACAGTGAACACTTCCGAAACATCCTTCATCAATTTCATCAATGATAGGGAAAATTACATTCCTGTTACCTTAAACCTGAGTTTGGCAGGTCTTAGAACCTTCCCAACTTTTGAAAATGTGATTGACCATATCATCATCTCCAATGAATTGGAAGAAAACTGGATGGTGAATTCCGAAAGAATAGTGGCACCATTCGATTTGATTCCAAATTACAGCAACACCACATCGGACCATATTCCTGTAAAAATGAGGTTCAGCTTATTCTGTGATATCATTCCAGCACAGATATTCGGAACTACAGAAGTCTGCGGAGCAAATAGTACAGCGGAACTGATGCTTGTTGGTGGTATGTACGAAAACATACTTGGATGGGAAATTTCTCTTGACAGAGGTCAGACCTGGGCACTGGTGGAAGAATCAGCAGGGAAAGATGTACTTCGCATCACTGATCTTACTTCCTCTGCCTTATTCAGGGCTATTCTGGATTCAGAATCTTGTGCGCCTGTAACCACTGAAGCTTTTGAGGTTGAAGTAACACAACTACCTCAGCCAGTTATTCTGTTTGACAGAGGTATGCTAATAAGCATTGAAGGAAACTATACTTACTATTGGTATAAAGACCAAGAGTTGATCGCAACCACAACCAATAACTCCATCAGGATTAATGGCGCGGGCAATTATCAGGTAGTCATTGAAGATGAAAGAGGTTGCCAGGCTTCTTCTGTTCTCTTCAGATTCCCTCAGCAGATTCAGGCAAGCAGTATACGCATATACCCAAATCCTGCCAGTTCGAAGGTTTCTGTCCTGATGAGAAATATTCAGGGACCGGCTACAGTAGAGTTACGTACTGGTGCAGGATTACAGGTAGCGAGACAGACCTCATCTACAGGTTATGCCGAGTTTGATGTAAGTGGAATGATGAAAGGTGTATACCTGATTATCATCACAGACCGCTTCGGTCAGACGGCGGTAGAGCGTTTGTTAGTTGATTAA
- a CDS encoding 1-acyl-sn-glycerol-3-phosphate acyltransferase — MSPFEDIRPYYDTEVNQAIRQIIDHPMLKAMMNFTFPDWQDSYWKDLMMHCHSIRDFQINFIYPGVKKVLEKSSEGLTTSGFEKLEANTSYLFISNHRDIILDTSLLNASLYEKGLFMTTSAIGDNLVKKPFLNHLSRLTRNFIIKRGLPARELLESSKVVSAYIRHSLLRENRSVWIAQREGRTKDGNDLTQKGVLKMISMAADEGEHFLDYFKRLNVVPVSISYEYDPTDILKMPELLAKANQETYIKAENEDFKTLLSGIIGQKKRIHIHVGDLLNEEIEHIKNTVSGNVKQMQALADLIDYQIITGYKLWPTKYIACDLLTGTDQFASEYTPEEKAFFEARFRRGVDQNNPVAVKSFLSMYANPVLNQKRLLEEVKN; from the coding sequence ATGTCACCCTTTGAAGATATAAGGCCCTATTACGATACAGAAGTCAATCAAGCGATCCGCCAAATCATAGATCATCCTATGCTCAAGGCCATGATGAACTTCACATTTCCGGATTGGCAGGATAGTTATTGGAAAGATTTGATGATGCACTGTCATTCGATCAGAGACTTCCAGATTAATTTCATCTACCCTGGAGTTAAGAAAGTATTGGAAAAAAGTTCTGAGGGGTTAACCACCTCAGGTTTTGAAAAACTTGAAGCTAACACCTCATACCTTTTCATTTCCAACCATAGGGATATCATTTTGGATACATCCTTACTCAATGCAAGCCTCTACGAAAAAGGTTTGTTTATGACCACATCGGCTATAGGGGATAATTTGGTCAAAAAACCTTTTTTAAACCATCTTTCAAGACTTACTAGAAATTTCATTATCAAAAGGGGGCTTCCAGCCAGAGAATTATTGGAAAGTTCAAAGGTGGTTTCAGCTTACATCCGCCACTCCTTATTAAGAGAAAACCGCTCTGTTTGGATTGCCCAAAGAGAAGGAAGAACAAAAGATGGGAACGACCTTACCCAGAAAGGTGTATTGAAAATGATTTCTATGGCTGCTGATGAGGGAGAGCATTTTCTGGATTATTTCAAACGGCTCAATGTAGTCCCGGTCAGTATTTCCTATGAGTATGACCCTACTGATATTCTCAAAATGCCTGAATTACTGGCAAAAGCCAATCAGGAAACTTATATCAAAGCAGAGAATGAAGATTTTAAGACCCTTCTCAGTGGAATAATCGGACAAAAGAAAAGAATTCATATCCATGTCGGGGACTTACTCAATGAAGAAATTGAGCACATAAAAAACACTGTTTCAGGGAATGTCAAACAAATGCAGGCTCTGGCAGACCTGATAGATTATCAGATCATCACTGGTTACAAACTATGGCCGACCAAATATATTGCTTGTGACCTGCTAACCGGTACCGATCAATTTGCTTCCGAATATACTCCTGAAGAAAAAGCTTTCTTCGAGGCAAGGTTCAGAAGAGGCGTTGACCAAAATAACCCTGTAGCAGTCAAAAGCTTCTTGTCCATGTATGCCAATCCGGTTTTAAACCAAAAAAGGTTGCTGGAAGAAGTCAAAAACTAA
- a CDS encoding peptidylprolyl isomerase — protein MKNYLLLVFFLIGLSFHGFSQSNIPVGHIQTPKGEIFIQLFDETPMHKQSFIELAEAGYWDSLTFNRVIPNFVAQGGCPDTEEGFNDPEYLLEPEFHPSLTHVYGAIGAGRDDNPEKLSARCQFYIVQNKDGLHRLDGNYTVFGQVIKGMEVVDTIVSVERNTSDAPLDPITLKVSIVYLDQEAYNKLLQSKN, from the coding sequence ATGAAAAACTACCTTCTCTTAGTCTTCTTTTTGATTGGTTTAAGTTTTCATGGTTTTAGCCAGTCTAATATTCCGGTTGGTCATATTCAAACCCCTAAGGGGGAAATATTCATCCAATTATTTGATGAAACCCCCATGCATAAACAAAGCTTTATTGAATTAGCTGAAGCTGGTTATTGGGATTCATTGACATTCAACAGGGTAATACCCAATTTTGTGGCCCAAGGAGGCTGCCCTGATACTGAAGAAGGGTTCAATGATCCTGAATATCTTTTAGAACCGGAATTTCACCCCTCCCTTACCCATGTGTATGGTGCTATAGGGGCCGGGAGAGATGACAATCCTGAAAAACTTTCGGCAAGATGCCAGTTTTATATCGTACAAAATAAAGATGGGCTTCACAGACTGGACGGCAATTACACTGTTTTTGGACAGGTAATCAAAGGTATGGAGGTCGTTGACACCATAGTTTCTGTGGAAAGAAATACATCAGATGCTCCTTTGGATCCAATTACACTTAAGGTTTCAATTGTTTACCTCGACCAGGAAGCTTATAACAAACTACTCCAATCTAAAAACTAA
- a CDS encoding Gfo/Idh/MocA family protein, whose protein sequence is MKKIRILVIGCGNMGASHAAAYHHMQEFEICGLVSRGDSKKRLNEKLEADYPLFEDYKKALEDTRPDAVCISTYPDTHEEIALQSLDYGCHIFIEKPLADTVEGSEKIISASKKANKKVVVGYILRHHPSWERFIEEAQKLGKPLVMRMNLNQQSHGFMWDVHRNLMKTLSPIVDCGVHYIDVMCQMTRSRPMTVSAIGARLTEDISKDNYNYGQLQIRFEDGSVGWYEAGWGPMISDNAFFIKDVFGPKGAVSIVAKTAGAAGKSDDVDSHTKTESLKVHFSDLDDKNHFVKQDLWIDMKDEPDHQELCNREQRYFLKAIQEDLDLSDHLEDALNSLKIAFACDESVKTGKMVTL, encoded by the coding sequence ATGAAAAAAATCAGAATTTTGGTCATTGGCTGTGGAAATATGGGTGCCTCCCATGCTGCAGCCTACCATCATATGCAGGAATTCGAAATCTGTGGACTGGTATCTAGAGGAGACAGCAAAAAAAGATTGAATGAAAAACTTGAGGCAGATTATCCACTCTTTGAAGATTATAAAAAAGCCCTTGAGGACACCAGACCGGATGCAGTTTGTATTTCAACATATCCAGATACCCATGAAGAAATCGCCTTGCAATCCCTGGATTATGGATGTCATATTTTTATTGAAAAACCATTGGCCGATACTGTAGAGGGTTCAGAAAAAATCATCTCAGCTTCTAAAAAAGCCAATAAAAAAGTTGTCGTAGGCTACATCCTAAGGCATCATCCTTCTTGGGAAAGGTTCATAGAAGAAGCTCAAAAATTAGGAAAACCTCTGGTGATGCGAATGAACCTCAATCAGCAAAGCCATGGCTTCATGTGGGATGTGCACAGGAATCTGATGAAAACCCTCAGTCCTATCGTGGACTGTGGCGTTCATTATATTGATGTTATGTGCCAGATGACCCGATCAAGACCTATGACTGTATCTGCCATAGGGGCAAGATTGACAGAGGATATTTCCAAAGACAACTACAACTACGGACAACTGCAGATACGCTTTGAAGATGGATCTGTGGGATGGTATGAAGCAGGATGGGGACCGATGATTTCTGACAATGCCTTTTTTATCAAAGATGTATTTGGTCCAAAAGGAGCGGTATCCATAGTAGCCAAAACCGCCGGAGCAGCAGGTAAATCAGATGATGTGGACTCACACACCAAAACGGAAAGTCTAAAAGTTCACTTTTCAGATTTGGACGATAAAAATCACTTTGTTAAGCAAGACCTTTGGATAGACATGAAGGATGAACCCGATCATCAGGAACTTTGCAATAGAGAACAAAGGTATTTCTTAAAAGCGATTCAAGAGGATTTGGATCTGTCAGATCATTTGGAAGATGCACTGAACAGCCTAAAAATTGCCTTTGCCTGTGACGAATCCGTTAAAACAGGGAAAATGGTGACACTTTGA